A single region of the Brachypodium distachyon strain Bd21 chromosome 3, Brachypodium_distachyon_v3.0, whole genome shotgun sequence genome encodes:
- the LOC100835430 gene encoding triacylglycerol lipase 2 isoform X2, producing the protein MTWLLGSPEESLAYVLADRGFDVWVANNRGTRWSRRHTSLDATSWRYWDWSWDDLVVNDMPDVVDYVRTRTAHKPHYVGHSMGTLVALAALSEGKVSEKLKSATLLSPVAYLSHMTTPLGILLANTFAGELISDLGVAEFNPTSPEVTNIVSGLCHNPGINCYDFIRDFTGENYCLNSSAIDVVLQYEPQPTSTKTLVHFAQTFRAGVLTKYDYVSPEVNVENYGQEEPPAYNMSRIPVGFPLFLSYGGQDDLADPADVDLLLADLRRGGHSDATMTVQYLDKFAHLDFIFGVCAKDYVYKDVVSFLNRFN; encoded by the exons ATGACATGGCTGCTGGGGTCGCCGGAGGAGTCGCTGGCGTACGTGCTGGCCGACCGCGGCTTCGACGTCTGGGTCGCCAACAACAGGGGCACCCGCTGGAGCCGCCGCCACACCTCCCTCGACGCCACTTCCTGG AGGTACTGGGACTGGTCGTGGGACGACCTGGTGGTCAACGACATGCCGGACGTGGTGGACTACGTGCGCACCCGCACCGCCCACAAGCCGCACTACGTCGGCCACTCCATG GGGACGCTGGTGGCGCTGGCGGCCTTGTCGGAAGGGAAGGTGTCGGAGAAGCTCAAGTCGGCGACGCTGCTCTCCCCTGTCGCGTACCTCTCCCACATGACCACGCCCCTCGGCATACTCCTCGCAAACACATTCGCCGGAGAG CTCATCTCTGACCTTGGCGTCGCCGAGTTCAACCCGACGTC GCCTGAGGTGACCAACATTGTCAGCGGGCTGTGCCACAACCCTGGGATCAACTGCTACGACTTCATCAGGGATTTCACAG GGGAGAACTACTGCCTGAACAGCTCGGCGATCGACGTGGTCCTCCAGTACGAGCCCCAGCCGACGTCCACCAAGACCCTGGTCCATTTCGCCCAGA CGTTCCGGGCCGGCGTGCTGACCAAGTACGACTACGTGAGTCCGGAGGTGAACGTGGAGAACTACGGGCAGGAGGAGCCGCCGGCGTACAACATGAGCCGCATCCCGGTGGGGTTCCCTCTCTTCCTCAGCTACGGCGGCCAGGACGATCTGGCCGACCCCGCCGacgtcgacctcctcctcgccgacctccgccgcggcggccataGCGACGCCACCATGACGGTGCAGTACCTGGACAAGTTCGCGCACCTCGACTTCATCTTCGGTGTCTGCGCCAAGGATTATGTTTACAAGGACGTCGTCTCCTTCCTCAACCGCTTCAACTAG